A genomic stretch from Helianthus annuus cultivar XRQ/B chromosome 1, HanXRQr2.0-SUNRISE, whole genome shotgun sequence includes:
- the LOC110880172 gene encoding polyubiquitin-C isoform X2, producing MMDASRQRNGDGDGDYRSGNRKRKSSSFLDLFNDECEVEENGPSSDVEFQIKIKTATGKIISLKVKDSDTIGSIKLKIQTKERIPFHQQELIFKGRVVEDINTLADVRVKKDSALTLARKSSAFMNISIKNVEGTVTYSLEVKPTDTIASVKEKIKMKEGISVDEQVLIFNKMVLGNSVTLFDFHINSKSTLTLIRKSRGFMKIFIKTHTGETLIPEVKPSYTIGSIKAKIQNKVLIPCDKQELIFNEMVLHDINTLADYNIKGESTLTLTRLSSGFMQILIKPLSGIAFTLDVKPSETIYNIKAKIHDKVHCHKINIPCDEQELIFNEMVLHNNDTLADYNIKRESTLILVAISRGVMQIFINLSTGKTITLEVKPSDTIHNVKAKIFDKETHLPSDLRLNYNGKFLADAPTLADYNIKRESTLTAVHGVMQIFIKIRTGNTITLEVKPSDTIHNVKAKIFDKKTHLPSDLRLSYNGKFLVDCHTLADYNIKRESTLTVVHGFMQIFIKIRTGNTITLEVGPSETIHNLKAKIHDKEAHLPCDLRLHYNGMYLEDSGTLADYHIYKESTVHVIAPVPFSMESMPIFIETPTEKIITLDVYHYETIGNVKSKIEEKESIPRCQQVLVWNGKILMDAITIAYYGIPEESTLFLNIEGDE from the exons ATGATGGATGCTTCAAGGCAACGGAACGGCGACGGTGACGGAGACTATAGGtctggtaaccggaagagaaaaagCAGCAGTTTCCTCGATTTATTCAACGATGAATGTGAAGTTGAGGAGAACGGGCCTTCTAGCGACGTTGAGTTCCAGATAAAGA TCAAAACTGCCACTGGAAAGATCATATCCCTTAAAGTCAAAGACTCGGACACCATCGGCAGCATCAAACTCAAGATCCAGACTAAGGAACGTATTCCATTTCACCAGCAGGAACTGATCTTTAAGGGAAGGGTTGTTGAGGACATCAATACTCTTGCCGACGTGCGCGTCAAGAAGGATTCCGCCCTCACACTTGCACGTAAATCAAGCGCTTTCATgaatatatccatcaagaatgTTGAAGGAACGGTAACATATTCTCTTGAGGTCAAGCCCACCGATACCATTGCCTCGGTGAAAGAAAAGATCAAAATGAAGGAAGGTATTTCTGTTGATGAGCAGGTGCTGATCTTCAACAAAATGGTTCTCGGGAACAGCGTCACCCTTTTCGACTTCCATATCAACAGTAAATCAACCCTCACACTGATACGAAAGTCAAGG GGATTCATGAAGATATTCATCAAGACCCACACCGGAGAGACTCTTATTCCGGAAGTCAAACCCTCATACACCATCGGCAGTATAAAAGCCAAGATCCAGAATAAGGTACTTATTCCGTGTGACAAGCAGGAGTTAATCTTCAACGAAATGGTTCTCCATGACATCAATACCCTTGCTGACTATAACATCAAAGGGGAATCCACACTCACACTAACACGTTTATCAAGTGGATTCATGCAGATATTGATCAAGCCTCTCAGTGGAATTGCTTTTACTCTGGATGTCAAACCCTCTGAGACCATATACAACATAAAAGCCAAGATCCACGATAAGGTACATTGTCACAAAATAAACATTCCATGTGATgagcaagagttgatcttcaaCGAAATGGTTCTCCACAACAATGATACCCTTGCTGACTATAACATCAAGAGGGAATCCACACTCATACTTGTGGCTATATCAAGGGGAGTCATGCAAATATTCATTAATCTCTCCACTGGAAAGACCATTACTCTAGAAGTCAAACCCTCAGACACCATCCATAATGTGAAAGCCAAGATCTTTGATAAGGAAACTCATCTTCCAAGCGATCTGAGACTGAACTATAACGGAAAGTTTCTCGCGGATGCCCCTACCCTTGCTGACTATAATATCAAGAGGGAATCCACACTCACAGCTGTGCATGGAGTCATGCAAATATTCATTAAAATCCGCACCGGAAACACAATTACTCTAGAAGTCAAACCCTCAGACACCATCCACAACGTGAAAGCCAAGATCTTTGATAAGAAAACTCATCTTCCAAGCGATCTGAGACTGAGCTATAACGGAAAGTTTCTCGTAGACTGCCATACCCTTGCTGACTATAATATCAAGAGGGAATCCACACTCACAGTTGTGCATGGATTCATGCAAATATTCATTAAGATCCGCACCGGAAACACCATCACTCTAGAAGTTGGACCCTCGGAAACCATCCACAATTTGAAAGCGAAGATCCATGACAAGGAAGCTCATCTCCCATGCGATCTGAGACTGCACTATAATGGAATGTATCTCGAGGATAGCGGTACCCTTGCTGACTACCACATCTACAAGGAATCAACAGTCCATGTTATTGCACCTGTGCCTTTCTCAATGGAATCCATGCCTATATTCATCGAGACCCCCACTGAAAAAATCATTACCCTAGATGTCTATCACTATGAAACCATCGGCAATGTAAAATCCAAGATTGAGGAGAAGGAAAGTATTCCCCGATGCCAGCAGGTACTGGTTTGGAATGGCAAGATACTGATGGATGCCATCACCATTGCTTACTATGGCATCCCGGAGGAATCAACCCTCTTTCTAAATATAGAAGGGGATGAATGA
- the LOC110880172 gene encoding polyubiquitin-C isoform X1 produces the protein MTDASRQRNGDGDGDHRSGNRKRKSSSFLDLFNGECEVEENGPSSDVEFQIKIKTATGKIISLKVKDSDTIGSIKLKIQTKERIPFHQQELIFKGRVVEDINTLADVRVKKDSALTLARKSSAFMNISIKNVEGTVTYSLEVKPTDTIASVKEKIKMKEGISVDEQVLIFNKMVLGNSVTLFDFHINSKSTLTLIRKSRGFMKIFIKTHTGETLIPEVKPSYTIGSIKAKIQNKVLIPCDKQELIFNEMVLHDINTLADYNIKGESTLTLTRLSSGFMQILIKPLSGIAFTLDVKPSETIYNIKAKIHDKVHCHKINIPCDEQELIFNEMVLHNNDTLADYNIKRESTLILVAISRGVMQIFINLSTGKTITLEVKPSDTIHNVKAKIFDKETHLPSDLRLNYNGKFLADAPTLADYNIKRESTLTAVHGVMQIFIKIRTGNTITLEVKPSDTIHNVKAKIFDKKTHLPSDLRLSYNGKFLVDCHTLADYNIKRESTLTVVHGFMQIFIKIRTGNTITLEVGPSETIHNLKAKIHDKEAHLPCDLRLHYNGMYLEDSGTLADYHIYKESTVHVIAPVPFSMESMPIFIETPTEKIITLDVYHYETIGNVKSKIEEKESIPRCQQVLVWNGKILMDAITIAYYGIPEESTLFLNIEGDE, from the exons ATGACGGATGCTTCAAGGCAACGGAACGGCGACGGTGACGGAGACCATAGGtctggtaaccggaagagaaaaagCAGTAGTTTCCTCGATTTATTCAACGGTGAATGTGAAGTTGAGGAGAACGGGCCTTCTAGCGACGTTGAGTTCCAGATAAAGA TCAAAACTGCCACTGGAAAGATCATATCCCTTAAAGTCAAAGACTCGGACACCATCGGCAGCATCAAACTCAAGATCCAGACTAAGGAACGTATTCCATTTCACCAGCAGGAACTGATCTTTAAGGGAAGGGTTGTTGAGGACATCAATACTCTTGCCGACGTGCGCGTCAAGAAGGATTCCGCCCTCACACTTGCACGTAAATCAAGCGCTTTCATgaatatatccatcaagaatgTTGAAGGAACGGTAACATATTCTCTTGAGGTCAAGCCCACCGATACCATTGCCTCGGTGAAAGAAAAGATCAAAATGAAGGAAGGTATTTCTGTTGATGAGCAGGTGCTGATCTTCAACAAAATGGTTCTCGGGAACAGCGTCACCCTTTTCGACTTCCATATCAACAGTAAATCAACCCTCACACTGATACGAAAGTCAAGG GGATTCATGAAGATATTCATCAAGACCCACACCGGAGAGACTCTTATTCCGGAAGTCAAACCCTCATACACCATCGGCAGTATAAAAGCCAAGATCCAGAATAAGGTACTTATTCCGTGTGACAAGCAGGAGTTAATCTTCAACGAAATGGTTCTCCATGACATCAATACCCTTGCTGACTATAACATCAAAGGGGAATCCACACTCACACTAACACGTTTATCAAGTGGATTCATGCAGATATTGATCAAGCCTCTCAGTGGAATTGCTTTTACTCTGGATGTCAAACCCTCTGAGACCATATACAACATAAAAGCCAAGATCCACGATAAGGTACATTGTCACAAAATAAACATTCCATGTGATgagcaagagttgatcttcaaCGAAATGGTTCTCCACAACAATGATACCCTTGCTGACTATAACATCAAGAGGGAATCCACACTCATACTTGTGGCTATATCAAGGGGAGTCATGCAAATATTCATTAATCTCTCCACTGGAAAGACCATTACTCTAGAAGTCAAACCCTCAGACACCATCCATAATGTGAAAGCCAAGATCTTTGATAAGGAAACTCATCTTCCAAGCGATCTGAGACTGAACTATAACGGAAAGTTTCTCGCGGATGCCCCTACCCTTGCTGACTATAATATCAAGAGGGAATCCACACTCACAGCTGTGCATGGAGTCATGCAAATATTCATTAAAATCCGCACCGGAAACACAATTACTCTAGAAGTCAAACCCTCAGACACCATCCACAACGTGAAAGCCAAGATCTTTGATAAGAAAACTCATCTTCCAAGCGATCTGAGACTGAGCTATAACGGAAAGTTTCTCGTAGACTGCCATACCCTTGCTGACTATAATATCAAGAGGGAATCCACACTCACAGTTGTGCATGGATTCATGCAAATATTCATTAAGATCCGCACCGGAAACACCATCACTCTAGAAGTTGGACCCTCGGAAACCATCCACAATTTGAAAGCGAAGATCCATGACAAGGAAGCTCATCTCCCATGCGATCTGAGACTGCACTATAATGGAATGTATCTCGAGGATAGCGGTACCCTTGCTGACTACCACATCTACAAGGAATCAACAGTCCATGTTATTGCACCTGTGCCTTTCTCAATGGAATCCATGCCTATATTCATCGAGACCCCCACTGAAAAAATCATTACCCTAGATGTCTATCACTATGAAACCATCGGCAATGTAAAATCCAAGATTGAGGAGAAGGAAAGTATTCCCCGATGCCAGCAGGTACTGGTTTGGAATGGCAAGATACTGATGGATGCCATCACCATTGCTTACTATGGCATCCCGGAGGAATCAACCCTCTTTCTAAATATAGAAGGGGATGAATGA